The Fundidesulfovibrio soli DNA segment GCGCAGCGTGGTCATCCCCGGGCTGTCCCCCGAACTTCTGCCCTACATCCTGTGAGGAGGCTGCCAGTGGCATCAGATGATCGCGAGAGCTTGAACGGCGACGCCCTGGGTTTCGTGGAGACCTTCGGCCTGATCGCCGCCGTGGAGGTGGCCGACGCAATGGGCAAGGCGGCCAGGGTGCGGGTGAAGTCCGTGTGCAACGCGGACGCCGGGCTGCTGTGCGTGGTCTGCGAGGGCGACCTCGCGGCCTGCAGGGCGGCGGTGGACGCGGGCCGGGCCTCCGCCGAGCGCCTGGGGGGCTACGTGACCAGCAACCTCATCGCCCGGCCCTGGGACGACACCGGGGAGCTCATCACCCGGCATGTGGGCTCCATGTTCAGGCAGGCCGCGAAGCAGGCATCATCCGGGAAAACCGCGAAGCAGGCCCCGGCCGTGAAGGGCAAACCCGGGGGCAAGGCGCGCTAGGGCCGGGGACCGCCCGGAGTCCCTTCCGCAGTGACCGCAACCCAGCAAGGAGAACGACCATGGACGCACTGGGCATGATCGAGACCAAGGGCATGACCGCGCTCATC contains these protein-coding regions:
- a CDS encoding BMC domain-containing protein; amino-acid sequence: MASDDRESLNGDALGFVETFGLIAAVEVADAMGKAARVRVKSVCNADAGLLCVVCEGDLAACRAAVDAGRASAERLGGYVTSNLIARPWDDTGELITRHVGSMFRQAAKQASSGKTAKQAPAVKGKPGGKAR